One genomic window of uncultured delta proteobacterium includes the following:
- a CDS encoding conserved membrane hypothetical protein (Evidence 4 : Homologs of previously reported genes of unknown function) has protein sequence MTIPWIDITVGWRDVLDILLVTALLYRVVLMAQGTRAGAAMHGLLLVIVVYLVTRPLGINTLNWILENFLGSLVLVIVIIFQRDIRTALIYMGSRRGLFSSARQKTNAELREKVADAALYMAQRKIGALIVIEGAVPLNEIIQGGVLLNADISRELLISIFWPGGPLHDGAVVIQGNKIAAAGCILPLSTLVQGKQDYGTRHRAALGITEDTDAIAVVVSEERGVASVAVQGKLTGGFDAAKLDRVLGSVLEKHT, from the coding sequence GTGACAATACCGTGGATCGACATAACCGTCGGCTGGCGCGACGTTCTCGATATCCTGCTGGTGACCGCGCTCTTGTACCGCGTGGTCCTCATGGCCCAGGGAACGCGGGCCGGCGCCGCCATGCACGGCCTTCTCCTGGTCATCGTCGTGTACCTTGTGACGCGCCCCCTGGGAATCAATACCCTTAACTGGATATTGGAAAACTTCCTCGGGTCTCTCGTTTTGGTTATCGTCATCATTTTTCAGCGGGATATCCGGACGGCGCTTATTTACATGGGGTCGCGGCGCGGGCTTTTTTCCTCGGCCAGGCAAAAGACCAATGCGGAGCTGCGCGAGAAAGTGGCGGATGCCGCTCTGTATATGGCGCAGCGCAAAATCGGGGCGCTCATCGTCATTGAAGGGGCGGTCCCGCTCAACGAAATCATCCAGGGGGGCGTGCTGCTCAACGCGGACATATCCCGGGAGCTTTTGATTTCCATTTTCTGGCCCGGCGGCCCGCTGCACGACGGGGCCGTCGTCATCCAGGGCAATAAGATCGCCGCCGCCGGGTGCATCTTGCCGCTGTCCACGCTGGTTCAGGGCAAGCAGGATTACGGCACGCGGCACCGGGCGGCCCTGGGCATTACGGAGGATACGGACGCCATTGCCGTTGTGGTTTCCGAGGAGCGCGGCGTGGCTTCGGTCGCCGTGCAAGGGAAGCTTACCGGCGGGTTTGACGCCGCCAAGCTGGACCGCGTGCTCGGATCGGTTCTGGAGAAACACACATGA
- a CDS encoding putative YbbR family protein (Evidence 3 : Function proposed based on presence of conserved amino acid motif, structural feature or limited homology) — translation MSNASSNTEKPLAKAGKYLRLAAQTVKGIRWTTASIAFCLAVTLWYAVTVRDKVETWVDVGVQFKGAPANLVISEGLINKLSVRVRAARGLSRSLTGREASMVVDLSTITKGSNAIVITRDMLPFTAAYEVVEISPPRIQVVADTMASREIELESRFDGRLATDLFVKTLRLEPQKVTVSGAESLVAGISRIRIPVPLTADMAKGKNTLSVAVPMNANISVAPPQVGIELEVDVRTKQLKLVRDVTVTGNTNGHAVAIHPGKVTIVAEIPESLAKDQAALAAITATVLLSQDPADNNRPLSVAVSLPENAELVSVTPPEVAVAAPTGK, via the coding sequence ATGAGCAACGCTTCTTCCAATACCGAAAAACCGTTGGCAAAGGCCGGCAAATATTTGCGGCTGGCCGCCCAGACCGTGAAAGGCATCCGCTGGACCACGGCATCCATCGCTTTTTGTCTGGCGGTGACGCTCTGGTATGCCGTGACCGTGCGCGACAAGGTGGAAACCTGGGTCGACGTCGGCGTGCAGTTTAAAGGCGCCCCGGCCAACCTCGTCATCAGCGAAGGGCTCATCAACAAGCTGTCCGTCCGGGTCCGCGCCGCGCGGGGGCTGAGCCGCAGCCTGACGGGACGGGAAGCGTCCATGGTGGTGGATCTTTCCACCATCACCAAAGGCAGCAACGCCATCGTCATCACGCGCGACATGCTGCCGTTTACGGCCGCTTACGAGGTTGTGGAAATTTCTCCCCCGCGCATCCAGGTTGTCGCCGACACCATGGCTTCGCGGGAAATAGAGCTGGAATCCCGCTTTGACGGCAGGCTCGCGACCGACCTCTTCGTGAAAACCTTGCGCCTCGAGCCGCAAAAGGTAACGGTGAGCGGCGCGGAATCGCTGGTCGCCGGCATATCCCGCATCAGAATTCCGGTGCCTCTGACGGCTGATATGGCCAAGGGGAAAAACACCCTGTCCGTCGCCGTGCCCATGAACGCCAACATAAGCGTTGCGCCGCCCCAGGTGGGGATAGAGCTTGAGGTCGACGTGCGGACAAAGCAGCTTAAACTGGTACGCGACGTCACCGTGACGGGAAATACCAACGGGCACGCGGTAGCCATTCACCCCGGAAAGGTGACGATCGTCGCGGAGATTCCCGAGTCTCTCGCCAAGGATCAGGCGGCGCTCGCCGCCATAACGGCCACGGTTCTTCTGTCCCAGGATCCGGCGGATAACAACCGTCCGCTTTCCGTGGCCGTGAGCCTGCCGGAAAATGCCGAGCTTGTTTCAGTCACGCCCCCGGAAGTGGCCGTGGCTGCCCCGACGGGAAAGTAG
- a CDS encoding 4Fe-4S ferredoxin, iron-sulfur binding domain protein codes for MRTVYDIIAELQRTSDLNRLTRLDNGVVFEEPLVGVASGHDPLFAEYKSIIGEFHLTPEEVIRGRAGEGPLAYLPGELSVICWALPFAPHIKQSNARKEVWSSVKWGHAYDTGEAFNNLVRRTLEEHFASQGILAVAPVASAMWRRIEDLPGGHTSNWSERHALYAAGLGTFSINDGFITDKGMAMRCGSIVVNKALPVSERRHTDHRANCLFAAKGICGKCMERCPAFAITAAGHDKVQCRRYREKLFGDFLHDTCGLDVRMDFCGLCQTGIPCESVNPMKKFQEL; via the coding sequence ATGCGGACAGTGTACGATATCATCGCGGAGTTGCAGCGGACGAGTGACCTGAACAGGCTTACCCGGCTGGATAACGGCGTTGTTTTCGAGGAGCCGCTCGTCGGCGTGGCGAGCGGGCACGACCCGCTGTTCGCCGAGTACAAGTCCATTATCGGGGAGTTTCACCTGACGCCCGAGGAAGTTATCCGGGGCCGGGCCGGGGAAGGCCCCCTCGCGTATCTTCCCGGCGAACTCAGCGTCATCTGCTGGGCGCTTCCCTTTGCCCCGCATATCAAGCAGTCCAATGCCAGGAAGGAAGTGTGGTCATCCGTCAAATGGGGCCATGCATACGATACCGGAGAGGCGTTCAACAATCTCGTGCGGCGGACGCTGGAAGAACATTTCGCATCGCAGGGGATCCTCGCGGTCGCCCCGGTTGCGTCGGCCATGTGGCGGCGGATAGAAGACCTGCCCGGCGGCCACACCTCCAACTGGTCGGAGCGCCACGCGTTGTATGCGGCGGGGCTCGGCACCTTCAGCATCAATGACGGTTTCATTACCGACAAGGGCATGGCCATGCGGTGCGGGAGCATTGTCGTGAACAAGGCGCTTCCCGTTTCGGAAAGGCGCCACACCGACCACAGGGCCAACTGCCTTTTTGCGGCCAAAGGGATTTGCGGCAAATGCATGGAGCGCTGTCCGGCCTTTGCCATAACGGCTGCCGGGCATGACAAGGTACAGTGCAGGCGCTACAGGGAAAAGCTGTTCGGCGACTTTTTGCACGATACGTGCGGCCTGGATGTCCGGATGGATTTTTGCGGGCTCTGCCAGACGGGCATCCCGTGCGAGTCCGTCAACCCCATGAAGAAATTTCAGGAACTCTGA
- the panF gene encoding pantothenate:sodium symporter (Evidence 2a : Function of homologous gene experimentally demonstrated in an other organism; PubMedId : 2193919, 8226664; Product type t : transporter) translates to MMDRVIILIPVVGYIALTMFLAVWCRRYVAKKTDTKGFLEEYFIGGRSMGAFVLAMTIIATYTSASSFVGGPGIAYALGFGWVLLAMIQVPTTFLTLGVLGKRFAIIGRKINGVTIVDFLHARYKSDAVVIICSVAMIVFFMASMLAQFIGGGRVFQAVTGYSYEIGLFIFGISVIVYTTFGGFRAVAVTDAMQGVVMLIAAVVVLLAVLKAGGGMTQCVQTLKSIDPGLLTPNGAGGKIPNPFLFSFWILVGLGILGLPQTVQRCFGYKDSRAMHNAMIMGTFIIGFLLLCAHLTGTLGRAVLPDLKIPDLVMPTLTVQLLPPFWAGVFVAGPLAAIMSTVSSMLLLVSAAIVKDLYIRYTLKGDTTRIQPRSITRMSFGCTLVVGVLVFLAAFRPPDLLVWINLFAFGGLEAVFLWPIVLGLYWKRANAAGTLFSIMAGLGIFMFLSVTKIPVFGLHPIVPTLLLSFGAFWIGIRLGRPAPAEVLRIFWED, encoded by the coding sequence ATGATGGACCGCGTCATCATTCTTATCCCGGTCGTCGGGTACATCGCGCTCACCATGTTTCTTGCGGTGTGGTGCCGCCGCTATGTGGCGAAAAAAACCGACACCAAAGGATTTTTGGAGGAATATTTCATCGGCGGCCGCTCCATGGGCGCGTTCGTGCTGGCCATGACCATCATCGCGACGTATACCAGCGCCAGCAGCTTCGTGGGCGGGCCGGGCATCGCCTACGCCCTCGGTTTCGGCTGGGTGCTGCTGGCCATGATCCAGGTGCCCACGACCTTCCTGACGCTCGGCGTCCTCGGCAAGCGCTTCGCCATCATCGGCCGTAAAATCAACGGCGTGACCATCGTCGATTTCCTCCACGCACGGTATAAAAGCGACGCGGTCGTCATTATCTGCTCCGTCGCCATGATCGTCTTTTTCATGGCGTCCATGCTGGCCCAATTCATCGGCGGGGGACGCGTCTTCCAGGCGGTTACGGGCTATTCCTACGAGATAGGCCTGTTCATCTTCGGCATAAGCGTCATCGTATACACCACGTTCGGCGGGTTCCGGGCCGTGGCCGTAACCGACGCCATGCAGGGCGTCGTCATGCTCATCGCCGCCGTGGTGGTGCTCCTGGCCGTTCTGAAGGCGGGTGGCGGCATGACGCAGTGCGTACAGACGCTGAAATCCATTGATCCGGGCCTGCTCACGCCCAACGGCGCGGGCGGCAAGATTCCCAACCCGTTCCTCTTCTCTTTCTGGATTCTGGTGGGTCTCGGCATCCTCGGTCTGCCGCAGACGGTGCAGCGCTGCTTCGGCTACAAGGATTCCCGCGCCATGCATAACGCCATGATTATGGGCACCTTCATCATCGGCTTCCTGCTGCTCTGCGCGCACCTGACCGGTACCCTGGGCAGGGCCGTTCTGCCGGATCTCAAAATCCCAGACCTCGTGATGCCCACCCTGACCGTGCAGCTCTTGCCCCCGTTCTGGGCCGGCGTGTTCGTGGCCGGCCCGCTGGCGGCCATCATGTCCACGGTGAGCAGCATGCTGCTCCTGGTTTCCGCCGCCATCGTGAAAGACTTGTACATCCGCTATACGCTCAAGGGCGACACGACCCGCATCCAGCCGCGCAGCATCACCCGCATGAGTTTCGGGTGCACCCTGGTCGTCGGCGTCCTGGTCTTTCTGGCCGCGTTCCGGCCGCCGGATCTTCTGGTCTGGATCAACCTGTTCGCCTTCGGCGGCCTGGAAGCGGTCTTTCTCTGGCCCATCGTGCTCGGCCTTTATTGGAAAAGAGCCAACGCGGCCGGGACGCTTTTTTCCATCATGGCGGGGCTCGGCATCTTCATGTTCCTGTCCGTCACCAAAATCCCCGTGTTCGGCCTGCACCCCATCGTGCCGACCCTTCTGCTCTCGTTCGGGGCGTTCTGGATCGGCATCCGCCTGGGGCGGCCCGCCCCGGCGGAGGTACTGCGCATTTTCTGGGAAGACTGA
- a CDS encoding conserved exported hypothetical protein (Evidence 4 : Homologs of previously reported genes of unknown function), whose translation MMNNRFRQANREALIALGMYGFFFLWWTLFAFGLGSGDPEHYSYVFGMPAWFFYSCVVGYPVVTFLLWVVIRISFTDMPLDARENGRESDAPRNAAPSSSASGDREGA comes from the coding sequence ATGATGAACAACCGATTCAGGCAGGCCAACCGTGAGGCGCTCATCGCCCTCGGCATGTACGGCTTCTTTTTCCTCTGGTGGACGCTCTTTGCCTTCGGCCTGGGCAGCGGTGACCCGGAACATTACTCCTATGTCTTCGGCATGCCGGCGTGGTTTTTTTACAGCTGCGTGGTCGGCTACCCCGTGGTCACGTTTCTGCTCTGGGTTGTGATCCGGATCTCGTTTACCGACATGCCGCTGGATGCGCGGGAAAACGGCAGGGAGAGCGATGCGCCGCGCAATGCCGCGCCGTCGTCCTCCGCGTCCGGGGACAGGGAAGGTGCATGA
- a CDS encoding conserved hypothetical protein (Evidence 4 : Homologs of previously reported genes of unknown function) has translation MFSRGFSHITAQALVPEQIISYVTAVGGSRPVLCGGCVAYDYEGQRTLIAYEPGATPECCLGGATDQAAKAMDEAVAASLADPSCISLTVLGPARPQKAPADAASRADAYAFLPLPPAPPGQNLRNMLRRGERECAVTEESWTDEHGALVQSYLASRPLEAGTRQIYAHIPRYLDATPGATLFAARDTRAARLLGFAVGDFSSLTTAFYMFAFRSSDCPPGVADVLLRAIVRRAEENGHQYINLGLGINEGIAAFKRKWGNALYLPCIQTSWNREMRAAGGNTRQTAAPNAATDETGASSAAKDPLAVFTPPGLKETFRRFLTGEKRPFACLQVEVTSQCPGRCAYCPHTTKQAVWRSRRMEDETYAALAPLIRAADRVHLQGWGEPLLHPRFFDYAAAAIRVGSAVSTTTYGLAVTDDVAARLVASGMDIVAFSLTGVDEASNRARDGVPFAKVREGILNLNAAKQRAKSALPRVHLAYLMLASQYEDAGRLPELMEALDIPVAVVSTLDYIAAPGMEKDAYAPGETEKIEAARRLLHDAAQKAASMGRALHYSLPGETGRNDCNEHIQTCMYIDADGAVSPCIYVNLPTAENDPCRRVFGSVREKKPLDIWADSDYAVFRQRLAAGDPDLPCQTCAKRFERIY, from the coding sequence ATGTTCAGCCGGGGATTTTCCCATATCACCGCCCAGGCCCTGGTGCCGGAGCAGATCATCAGCTACGTGACGGCTGTCGGCGGCTCGCGGCCCGTTCTCTGCGGCGGCTGCGTGGCATACGATTACGAGGGACAAAGGACGCTTATTGCTTACGAGCCCGGAGCAACGCCAGAATGCTGCCTGGGCGGCGCAACGGACCAGGCCGCCAAAGCCATGGACGAAGCCGTTGCCGCATCGCTTGCGGACCCTTCCTGCATCTCCCTGACGGTACTCGGCCCGGCCCGCCCGCAAAAAGCCCCGGCGGACGCCGCCTCCCGCGCGGACGCGTACGCCTTCCTTCCCCTGCCCCCGGCCCCTCCCGGCCAGAACCTGCGCAACATGCTCCGCCGGGGGGAACGCGAATGCGCCGTTACCGAAGAATCATGGACGGACGAGCACGGCGCGCTCGTGCAATCCTACCTGGCCTCCCGCCCGCTGGAAGCCGGGACGCGGCAGATTTACGCCCACATTCCCCGGTATCTCGACGCCACGCCCGGCGCAACGCTTTTCGCGGCGCGGGATACGCGCGCCGCGCGCCTGCTTGGTTTCGCCGTCGGTGACTTTTCCAGCCTGACCACGGCCTTTTACATGTTCGCGTTCAGGAGCAGCGATTGCCCGCCCGGCGTCGCGGACGTCCTTTTACGGGCCATTGTCCGCCGGGCGGAGGAAAACGGGCACCAGTACATCAACCTGGGCCTCGGCATCAACGAGGGAATCGCGGCGTTCAAACGCAAATGGGGCAACGCCCTGTATCTGCCCTGCATACAGACTTCCTGGAACCGGGAGATGCGGGCGGCGGGCGGGAATACCCGGCAAACCGCCGCCCCGAACGCCGCGACGGACGAGACGGGCGCATCGTCCGCCGCAAAAGACCCCTTGGCCGTGTTTACCCCCCCGGGCCTCAAGGAGACCTTCCGCCGTTTTCTGACGGGAGAAAAAAGGCCGTTTGCCTGCCTGCAGGTGGAAGTCACCTCCCAATGCCCCGGCAGGTGCGCATACTGCCCGCATACGACCAAGCAGGCTGTCTGGCGCTCGCGCCGCATGGAGGACGAAACCTATGCCGCCCTGGCGCCCCTGATCCGCGCCGCGGACCGTGTGCACCTGCAAGGCTGGGGAGAGCCGCTTCTGCACCCGCGCTTTTTCGATTATGCCGCCGCCGCGATACGCGTCGGCAGCGCGGTTTCCACAACCACTTACGGCCTGGCCGTTACCGATGACGTCGCGGCGCGGCTGGTTGCCAGCGGCATGGACATCGTGGCGTTTTCCCTAACGGGCGTTGACGAGGCGAGCAACCGGGCGCGGGACGGCGTGCCGTTCGCAAAGGTCCGGGAAGGCATCCTGAATCTGAACGCGGCGAAACAGCGGGCCAAAAGCGCGTTGCCGCGCGTCCATCTCGCCTACCTCATGCTGGCCTCGCAATACGAAGATGCCGGGAGACTGCCGGAACTTATGGAGGCGCTCGATATTCCCGTGGCCGTCGTCAGCACGCTCGACTATATTGCCGCTCCGGGCATGGAAAAAGACGCTTACGCCCCCGGCGAAACGGAAAAAATAGAAGCAGCGCGGCGCCTGCTGCACGATGCCGCCCAAAAAGCCGCGTCCATGGGCCGTGCGCTCCATTATTCCCTGCCGGGGGAAACCGGACGCAACGACTGCAACGAACACATCCAGACCTGCATGTATATCGATGCCGACGGCGCTGTTTCCCCCTGCATTTATGTCAACCTGCCAACGGCAGAAAACGATCCCTGCCGCCGCGTTTTCGGTTCCGTCCGTGAGAAGAAACCGTTGGACATCTGGGCCGATTCAGATTACGCGGTTTTCAGGCAGCGACTTGCCGCGGGCGATCCCGACCTTCCCTGTCAGACCTGTGCCAAGCGGTTCGAGAGGATCTATTGA
- a CDS encoding YrdC domain protein: MAYKTLDLESACEALKTGGIIAFPTETFYGLGCDALNPDAVGAVYAMKQRPYGLPLPVIIGDIADLGRVAVDIHPLARQLMSAYWPGPLSIIFTASPEVPDLLTAGTGRIAVRFSPHPGCIALCRASRCVVTASSANISGTPPASTPADLDPALGSRLAGVYVSPPPPHGGKPSTIVDILASGSESAVRILRDGAISSEYIRSAGFDVVGADGQ, from the coding sequence ATGGCTTACAAAACCCTTGATCTGGAATCCGCCTGTGAAGCTTTGAAGACAGGCGGCATCATCGCGTTTCCCACGGAGACCTTTTACGGCCTCGGGTGCGACGCCCTGAACCCCGATGCCGTGGGAGCGGTTTACGCGATGAAGCAGCGGCCTTACGGCCTGCCTCTGCCCGTGATTATCGGCGATATCGCGGATCTCGGCCGCGTGGCCGTCGACATCCACCCGCTGGCGCGGCAACTCATGAGTGCGTATTGGCCGGGTCCTCTTTCCATCATATTCACGGCATCGCCGGAAGTGCCGGATCTTTTGACCGCGGGAACGGGCCGGATCGCGGTGCGGTTTTCACCGCACCCGGGCTGCATTGCCCTGTGCCGCGCTTCCCGGTGCGTGGTTACCGCCTCCAGCGCCAATATCAGCGGGACTCCCCCGGCCTCCACGCCGGCGGACTTGGACCCCGCCTTGGGCAGCCGCCTCGCCGGGGTTTATGTCTCGCCGCCCCCGCCGCACGGGGGCAAGCCCTCAACCATCGTGGACATTCTCGCCAGCGGCTCGGAAAGCGCCGTGCGCATCCTGCGCGACGGGGCCATAAGCTCGGAGTACATCCGTTCCGCCGGATTTGACGTCGTTGGCGCTGACGGCCAATGA
- a CDS encoding Polysaccharide deacetylase encodes MPKKTTSLPVLMYHYISRYPNSIAVSPDLFAAHCESLVNHGWRGVSLAEAEAYFLHGEDLPPKSCLITFDDGYLDNYVYAWPILQQCGHKGVIFAVSSKIEPSGPLRTTLGDVRRGTVAANALPRVDEPFVPHPNGYDMRADLFFNWAEAREMEKSGVIAVASHTFGHQGVFINNDYDGFFLPERRGRTFHDPEPFFWGAPKFVMGPGLLERAFLPDPELAAKIRNLVPQDEQGAFAFAEDSANMRELKELVASNAALGRMETDEEMAARMDREIRNGKEVLEKELGHPVTSLCWPWGAYSPLALEIGRQAGFTVFFTTKAGPNPPLSPLAVCRFKAKDKNASWLLNRVRLYASPLLARLYAGLQLRTPGKNTGKRKSFVIRQR; translated from the coding sequence ATGCCGAAAAAAACCACCAGCCTGCCGGTGCTCATGTACCATTACATCAGCCGGTACCCGAATTCCATAGCGGTCTCGCCGGACCTGTTCGCCGCGCACTGCGAAAGCCTTGTAAACCATGGCTGGCGCGGCGTCAGCCTGGCCGAGGCCGAGGCGTATTTTCTGCACGGCGAAGACCTGCCGCCCAAATCCTGCCTTATCACCTTTGACGACGGGTACCTCGACAACTACGTGTACGCCTGGCCCATTTTACAGCAATGCGGCCATAAGGGGGTTATTTTCGCGGTATCCTCGAAAATAGAACCCTCGGGACCGCTGCGGACGACCCTCGGCGACGTCCGGCGCGGGACCGTGGCGGCAAACGCCCTGCCGCGCGTGGACGAGCCGTTCGTGCCGCATCCCAACGGGTACGACATGCGTGCCGACCTCTTCTTCAATTGGGCGGAAGCGCGGGAAATGGAAAAAAGCGGCGTGATCGCCGTCGCCTCCCATACCTTCGGGCACCAGGGCGTTTTTATCAACAACGACTACGACGGCTTTTTTCTGCCGGAACGGCGAGGCCGCACCTTCCACGACCCGGAACCCTTTTTCTGGGGCGCGCCCAAGTTCGTCATGGGGCCGGGGCTTCTGGAACGGGCCTTTCTCCCGGACCCGGAACTTGCGGCGAAAATACGGAACCTCGTCCCCCAAGATGAGCAGGGAGCCTTCGCCTTTGCCGAAGACAGCGCGAACATGCGGGAACTCAAAGAGCTCGTCGCAAGCAACGCCGCTCTTGGCCGCATGGAAACCGACGAGGAAATGGCCGCGCGCATGGACCGGGAGATCCGGAACGGCAAGGAGGTGCTGGAAAAAGAGCTGGGACATCCCGTCACAAGCCTGTGCTGGCCGTGGGGGGCCTACAGCCCCCTGGCCCTGGAAATCGGACGGCAGGCGGGATTCACAGTTTTTTTCACCACAAAGGCCGGGCCCAACCCGCCGCTTTCGCCGCTGGCCGTGTGCCGTTTCAAGGCAAAAGACAAGAACGCTTCCTGGCTGCTGAACCGCGTGCGCCTCTACGCCAGCCCATTGCTGGCGCGTCTGTACGCCGGCCTGCAATTACGGACTCCCGGCAAAAACACGGGAAAAAGAAAGTCGTTCGTCATCCGGCAACGGTAA
- the cbpA gene encoding Curved DNA-binding protein — MAVEYKDYYKLLGVSKTATKDEISKAFKKLARKYHPDFNQGDKEAEGTFKDINEAYEVLKDAEKRKLYDTLGPDWQNAQHFQNQGGGFSGTPFGGGGFSGSFNGQNFNASGFSDFFETLFGGGRAAGNFGGGFGGGFGADPFASYGARSRKGRDIDVTIQLTLEDAYHGGAKSISLQGGSGQVRNLEVKIPAGVKNGARIRLAGQGEPGSGKDAKPGDLFLHVALLPHPMFSLDDNDVVYELAVAPWEAALGAKVRVPTLDGNIELTIPAGSGSSKKFRLRGKGLGAGTGKGDQFVRLAIAMPPSLTDEEKLLWEQLRDISSFTPR; from the coding sequence ATGGCAGTTGAATACAAAGATTATTACAAACTTCTGGGTGTATCCAAAACAGCCACCAAGGATGAAATTTCCAAAGCATTCAAAAAGCTTGCCCGCAAATACCACCCGGACTTCAACCAGGGTGACAAGGAAGCGGAAGGCACGTTCAAGGATATAAACGAAGCGTACGAAGTCCTCAAGGATGCGGAAAAACGCAAACTGTACGACACCCTCGGCCCGGACTGGCAAAATGCCCAGCATTTCCAGAACCAGGGCGGCGGGTTTAGCGGCACCCCCTTCGGGGGCGGCGGTTTTTCCGGCAGTTTCAACGGGCAGAATTTCAACGCCAGCGGGTTTTCTGACTTTTTCGAGACCCTGTTCGGCGGCGGGCGCGCAGCCGGGAATTTCGGCGGCGGGTTCGGCGGCGGGTTCGGCGCGGATCCTTTTGCGTCCTACGGCGCTCGCTCGCGCAAAGGGCGCGATATCGACGTCACCATCCAGCTCACCCTGGAAGATGCCTATCACGGGGGCGCGAAGAGCATATCCCTGCAAGGCGGCAGCGGCCAGGTCCGCAACCTGGAAGTGAAAATTCCGGCGGGTGTCAAGAACGGCGCGCGCATCCGGCTGGCGGGGCAGGGCGAGCCGGGCAGCGGCAAGGACGCCAAACCGGGGGACTTGTTCCTGCATGTCGCCTTATTGCCGCACCCCATGTTTTCCCTGGACGACAACGACGTGGTGTATGAACTCGCCGTCGCGCCGTGGGAGGCCGCGCTCGGCGCCAAGGTCCGGGTGCCTACCCTGGATGGAAACATCGAACTTACCATCCCGGCGGGCAGCGGCAGTTCCAAGAAGTTCCGTTTGCGCGGCAAGGGCCTCGGCGCGGGCACGGGCAAGGGCGACCAGTTCGTGCGCCTCGCCATAGCCATGCCGCCGAGTCTGACGGATGAAGAAAAACTCCTCTGGGAACAGTTACGCGATATATCATCGTTTACTCCCCGGTAA